One Saprospiraceae bacterium DNA window includes the following coding sequences:
- a CDS encoding sigma-54-dependent Fis family transcriptional regulator, with protein sequence MAKILIVDDEMPIRRTLRDILEFEGYDVDEASDGLECIAKVQKEKYDVVITDIKMPKMDGIEALERLQILSPEIPVIMVSGHGTIDTAVEAVKKGAFDFISKPPDLNRMLITVRNAIERADLVNTTQVLRKQVKSSKGVTMIGESGPILEIKKMLEKVAPTESRVLITGQNGTGKELVARWIHEKSNRADGPLVEVNCAAIPAELIESELFGHKKGSFTGAIADRPGKFEAANGGTLFLDEIGDMSLDAQAKVLRALQESKIVRVGDSKEIKVDVRVLAATNKDLRAEIAAGRFREDLYHRLAVIVVKVPSLNERRDDIPLLVEHFNRRIADDYGHPPKTFTPGAIKSLQDYNWTGNIRELANVIERLFILCDQTVSEADVEQYVYPKK encoded by the coding sequence ATGGCCAAAATCCTGATTGTGGACGACGAAATGCCCATCCGCCGCACTTTGCGCGACATTCTCGAATTTGAGGGATATGATGTGGACGAAGCATCCGATGGGCTGGAGTGCATCGCAAAAGTGCAGAAAGAAAAGTACGATGTTGTCATCACGGACATCAAAATGCCCAAAATGGACGGTATCGAGGCGCTGGAGCGCCTGCAAATCCTATCGCCTGAAATACCCGTCATCATGGTGAGTGGTCACGGCACCATTGACACCGCCGTGGAAGCGGTGAAAAAGGGCGCGTTCGACTTCATTTCCAAGCCGCCCGACCTGAACCGAATGCTCATCACCGTGCGCAACGCCATCGAACGCGCCGACCTCGTGAACACGACCCAAGTGCTGCGCAAACAGGTGAAAAGCAGCAAGGGCGTGACGATGATTGGCGAGAGCGGGCCGATTCTGGAAATCAAAAAAATGCTGGAAAAGGTGGCGCCTACCGAAAGCCGAGTGCTCATCACTGGCCAAAATGGCACTGGCAAAGAATTGGTGGCGCGTTGGATTCACGAAAAAAGCAATCGCGCCGACGGTCCACTTGTGGAGGTGAACTGCGCGGCGATTCCGGCTGAACTGATTGAAAGCGAGTTGTTCGGCCACAAAAAAGGCTCGTTCACCGGCGCGATTGCCGACCGCCCCGGCAAGTTCGAGGCAGCCAACGGCGGCACTCTTTTTCTCGATGAGATTGGCGACATGAGTCTCGACGCGCAAGCCAAAGTGCTCCGCGCCCTGCAAGAAAGCAAAATCGTCCGTGTGGGCGACTCCAAGGAAATCAAGGTGGATGTGCGGGTGTTGGCGGCCACGAACAAAGACCTTCGCGCTGAAATCGCTGCTGGCCGCTTCCGTGAAGACCTCTATCACCGCTTGGCAGTCATCGTCGTCAAAGTACCCTCCCTCAATGAGCGCCGCGACGACATCCCGCTCCTTGTGGAGCACTTCAACCGCCGTATCGCCGACGACTACGGCCACCCGCCCAAGACTTTCACGCCCGGTGCCATCAAGTCCTTGCAGGATTACAACTGGACGGGCAACATCCGTGAACTGGCGAACGTCATCGAACGGCTATTTATCCTTTGCGACCAAACGGTGAGCGAGGCCGACGTGGAGCAGTACGTTTATCCCAAGAAGTAG
- a CDS encoding response regulator transcription factor, producing the protein MKWTTIFLYGLALGLLLAALHFFQYRLLVLEHAEEWYVGLVAILFTALGIWAGKKLTRRKMPTHITQVLAAAPALAPQEKVLEKLGITPREMEVLQLIAQGLTNQEIADRLFVSLNTIKTHTSNVFAKLDAQRRTQAIQKAKALGLLL; encoded by the coding sequence ATGAAATGGACGACCATTTTCCTCTATGGCCTTGCGTTGGGGCTGTTGTTGGCGGCGCTGCATTTTTTCCAATACCGTTTGCTGGTGTTGGAACACGCCGAGGAGTGGTACGTTGGCTTGGTGGCTATCCTGTTCACGGCATTGGGCATTTGGGCTGGCAAAAAACTGACGCGCAGAAAAATGCCAACACACATCACACAGGTGCTGGCTGCTGCCCCCGCTCTGGCTCCACAAGAAAAGGTTTTGGAAAAACTCGGTATCACGCCACGCGAGATGGAAGTGTTGCAACTCATCGCTCAAGGCTTGACCAACCAAGAAATCGCCGACCGGCTTTTTGTTTCGCTGAATACCATCAAGACACACACTTCCAACGTGTTCGCCAAATTGGACGCGCAACGCCGCACCCAAGCCATTCAGAAGGCAAAAGCACTCGGCCTACTCCTCTGA
- the tatA gene encoding twin-arginine translocase TatA/TatE family subunit → MTSTLLFLGNLGATEFVLIFLVVLLLFGGQKIPELMRGLGKGIREFNSAKNAVEDEIRQGMREAEKKPLDK, encoded by the coding sequence ATGACATCTACATTATTGTTCCTCGGCAACCTCGGCGCCACGGAGTTTGTATTGATTTTTTTAGTTGTGTTGCTGTTGTTCGGCGGTCAGAAGATACCTGAGCTCATGCGTGGCTTGGGCAAAGGTATTCGCGAGTTCAACAGCGCCAAGAACGCGGTGGAAGACGAAATCCGCCAAGGGATGCGTGAGGCTGAAAAGAAGCCGTTGGACAAGTAA
- a CDS encoding DUF4199 domain-containing protein codes for MNKIVLKYGLISGAVAAVMMTGSALYFKNAADHQNGEVIGYAGILLSMLFVYFGVRTYREQFAGDAWGFGKAFKVGLAIMLISCLCYVAAWMVVYQTLMPDFMDKYIEQVLAQMKSKGATEEQISQEAAKMEGYKTMYKNPFTRAALTFIEPLPVGLLVTLATSFLLRRKKGE; via the coding sequence ATGAACAAGATAGTTCTCAAATACGGATTGATTTCCGGCGCAGTAGCCGCCGTTATGATGACAGGCTCCGCGCTTTATTTCAAAAATGCGGCAGACCACCAAAACGGAGAGGTCATAGGCTATGCCGGCATTTTGCTCAGCATGCTATTCGTCTATTTTGGCGTGCGCACCTATCGGGAGCAATTCGCAGGGGATGCCTGGGGCTTTGGAAAAGCGTTCAAAGTGGGTTTGGCCATCATGCTGATTTCGTGCCTGTGCTATGTGGCGGCATGGATGGTCGTCTATCAGACGCTCATGCCTGATTTTATGGACAAGTACATAGAACAGGTGTTGGCGCAAATGAAGAGCAAGGGCGCGACGGAAGAGCAAATCAGCCAAGAAGCTGCCAAAATGGAGGGCTACAAAACCATGTATAAAAACCCATTTACCCGTGCGGCGCTGACATTTATCGAGCCATTGCCTGTGGGTCTGCTGGTGACGCTTGCCACATCGTTTTTGCTGCGGCGAAAAAAAGGAGAATAG
- the dnaB gene encoding replicative DNA helicase — protein sequence MNESDNKGQNERPQAKRNQRGTNNQDSLSNYVFGKVQPQAIPLEEAVLGALMLDREALPMVMDILRPESFYLEAHQHIYRAIIKLFERSNPVDLLTVTEEMRKSGDLDKIGGGYYLVELTHRIASAANIEYHARIIAQKHIQRELISVSTRTIRDAYEDTTDVFDLLDEAEKGLFAITQNNLSRSYESMGSLSSKVLKQIEELAGKSDGLTGVPTGFTDLDRLTSGWQPSDLVIIAARPGMGKTSLVLAIMLNAAKDFGKPVAMFSLEMASTQLVQRLISMEAEIAGSKMRNGKLEDWEWQQLQTTVERLNAVPIFIDDTPAINIFELRAKCRRLKMQHDIQLVIIDYLQLMTGASENSRNANREQEIAGISRALKSLAKELNIPVIALSQLSRAVEVRGGSKRPQLSDLRESGSIEQDADIVSFIYRPEYYQILEDENGQSLKGIAEIIVAKHRHGALDTVRLKFTDTFAKFGNLDDPAFAGMQDPLAGPFSPSIITMPSRMNEEDIPF from the coding sequence ATGAACGAATCGGACAACAAGGGGCAAAACGAACGGCCCCAAGCCAAGCGCAACCAACGCGGCACGAACAATCAGGACAGCCTATCCAACTACGTTTTCGGCAAGGTACAGCCACAGGCTATACCGCTCGAAGAGGCCGTGCTCGGTGCCCTCATGCTCGACCGCGAGGCGCTGCCGATGGTAATGGACATTCTCCGCCCCGAAAGCTTCTATCTGGAAGCCCACCAGCATATCTACAGGGCCATCATCAAGTTGTTCGAGCGTTCCAACCCCGTTGATTTGCTGACCGTGACCGAGGAAATGCGCAAGAGCGGCGACCTCGACAAAATAGGCGGCGGGTATTATTTGGTCGAGCTGACCCACCGCATCGCCTCTGCCGCCAATATCGAATACCACGCCCGCATCATCGCCCAAAAACACATCCAGCGCGAGCTCATCAGCGTCAGCACACGCACCATCCGCGACGCTTACGAAGACACCACCGATGTGTTCGACCTGCTCGACGAGGCCGAAAAAGGGCTTTTTGCCATCACCCAGAACAACCTGAGCCGCAGCTACGAGAGCATGGGGTCGCTTAGCAGCAAAGTCCTCAAACAAATCGAGGAACTGGCCGGCAAATCGGATGGCCTCACTGGGGTGCCCACAGGCTTTACTGACCTCGACCGCCTCACATCCGGTTGGCAACCTTCCGACTTGGTCATCATCGCGGCGAGGCCGGGCATGGGCAAAACCTCCTTGGTGCTCGCCATCATGCTCAATGCCGCCAAGGATTTTGGCAAACCCGTCGCCATGTTCTCGCTCGAAATGGCAAGCACCCAACTCGTGCAGCGACTCATCTCCATGGAAGCAGAAATAGCCGGCTCCAAAATGCGCAACGGAAAACTCGAAGACTGGGAGTGGCAGCAGCTACAAACCACCGTGGAGCGGCTCAACGCCGTCCCGATTTTCATTGACGACACGCCTGCTATCAACATCTTCGAGCTGCGCGCCAAATGCAGGCGTCTCAAAATGCAGCACGACATCCAATTGGTCATCATTGACTACCTCCAACTCATGACGGGCGCTTCGGAAAACAGCCGCAACGCCAACCGCGAACAGGAAATCGCGGGCATTTCGCGGGCGCTGAAAAGCTTGGCCAAAGAACTGAACATCCCCGTCATCGCGCTCTCCCAGCTGAGCCGCGCAGTGGAAGTAAGGGGAGGAAGCAAGCGGCCTCAATTGAGCGACCTGAGAGAAAGCGGGAGCATCGAACAAGATGCCGACATCGTATCCTTCATTTACCGCCCCGAATACTACCAAATCCTGGAAGACGAAAACGGTCAAAGCCTCAAAGGCATCGCGGAAATAATCGTCGCCAAGCATCGTCACGGGGCGCTCGACACTGTTCGGCTCAAATTCACCGACACCTTCGCCAAATTTGGCAACCTCGACGACCCCGCGTTTGCAGGCATGCAAGACCCCCTCGCTGGCCCCTTCTCCCCCAGCATCATCACCATGCCCTCGCGCATGAACGAGGAGGATATACCATTCTGA